TGGTAATATATTTCTTGGAGTCGCGAACTTTCAAAGGGTGATTTTGGAAGACTTAAAATGGGACTCATCAAATCCTGAATTTCAAAAAATCGATAAAACAAAAAAATCTTTCCAGAAAGCTTCTGAAAATCTAGATTCGGCCGTAAAAAATTCTGATCTTTTACTAAAAGAACTATCGGATGAAAAAAAGAAGAAATTTGAAATGCAACTTAATGGATTTAAAAATCAGGTCAAAGATCTCAACAAAAACCTTATATCCATTATTTCAGGTATTGATAGACATCAACTTCCGAAGACAGACGAAGTTCACCAGATAATAACAAAGGCTATTGCAGGTACTGGATTTGGCATGAATGTCTCAAAAAAGAATTCAGAGAAAAAATCCGAACTATAACACTAGCCACTTATCCAAACTCACAATCAAAAAGCACTGACTTAAAAATCAGTGCTTTTGTTGTTTCAAGGATATGCCAAGGTTAACAACGCACTGAGAAACCGATATCGGTTCTGCACAGCAGTACAAAAAGGGAACTGTTACCTTTAGAAATCAAGACCTAACGTCACCCCGTATCCGAAGTAACTTTCTTTTTCCCAATAGTACTTAATATCGGGACGGATGGAGACTTTTTTGATGCGATAAGAAGCGCCCACATTGAAAAGCACTCCCAGAGTCATATCATCCGCAGAAAACCCATCCACCACGCCGGGCAATTGCAAATCAAAGTGCGAGTACTTAAGCATCGGACCGAAGCCGTAAAAGAAAATCAGATCCTTGCCTTTAGGAAGAACAGTCTGAAAAAGGAAATTCACAATGACGATGTAACCACTGCCCTCATGCCCTGTGTACTCCTTGTAGTAAGAAGGAGCGCCGGAGTGAAAAAGAATATTACTCTCTGTATAGATGTCGCCGGAAAACAGAGTGTTGTAACCATGAAAGTTCAAACCCAAAAAAGAAGTCTGCGCGTTTCTGCGACCACCCATGGTGTCTTCGGCATAGTCGATAAAATTTAATGAAAGACCACGATAGCGGGAGGCGAAAAACGGCTTCTTCCCAGTGTAATTGGACTCGTCGGGATCTGCATTTTCCTGCAGCTCTTCGGGTGTGATCACTCCGGGATGAATCTCTGCATCAGAAACCCATCCGGTCACTCCGGGCTTCAAACGGACCTTGTAGAAGGGCCCCTTTTTTCCTTTGGAGATGGCCAAAACCTGACCTTGCTTTAAGACTGTCATCACCGGCGCATCAAAATCAGGATCTTTATAGACCTGGGCTTCGTCGGCAACGACAGTTCCACGCTGAGCCTGAGCAAGCCCTACACAAGGAAACAACAAGACTGCAAATAGAAATGCCGAAAGACCGCAAAACAAAGCGCGGTCCACGCATTTACTTAAAGCGAATAAGCCAAACACGCCAGAATGCCTCAATGACGATCTTCAAAGACATTTTGCTTTGACCCACGCGACGATCTTCAAAAACGATCGGAGACTCTGCTCCCTTGAAACCTTTTTTCAAGGCTTTGTACTTCAATTCAATTTGAAAGCTGTAGCCATTGCTGCCCACGGTTGAAAGATCAATTCCCAACAGAACTTCCTTCTTCCAGGCGTTGAATCCACCCGTCCAGTCATTCAATGGAAAACCCAAAATCATACGGGAGTAAATCCCGCCACCACGAGAGATAATTTTGCGGATTATCCCCCAGTTCACAGTGCTTCCGCCTGCGACATAACGGGAACCCACCGCGAAATCATTGTCTTTCAGCTTAGCCAAAAGAGGTCCCAAATCCTGTGGACGGTGGGAGAAATCCGCATCCATTTCAGTGATGGCTTCATAACCCTGATCGATCCCCCAACGGAATCCCGCGATATAAGCTTTTCCCAAACCCTGTTTACCAGGACGGGATAAAAGATGAAGATTTGGAAGAGACTTTTGCATTTCGCGAACAATGGCACCAGTGCCATCCGGAGAGTTGTCATCCACAACCAGAATATCAACGCCCAAATTTTGAGCAAACACTGCAGGCACAATGGTCTGCACATTTTCTTTTTCATTGTACGTAGGAATTACGATCAGAGTTTTCATGCCCCTAAATTGGCATAAAGCTCCCGGACTGGCAACGAACGCGCTGCATCCGGGCGGCATTGGAACTCAAATTTTTAGATAGAACGAGAAACCAACTTACCTTTGCCCTTGTTTTCCAAGGCATCGGCTTTTTTCGGTGTAATGGTTGGCAAATTTAACGGCTTGGTCAGCAAGTACTTTGGATCCTGCTTACGCACGTCCAACTGCACTTTCACCTTATCCGCGGCGGCGGCCGGGTCTTTCACGTAAAGAATCGGATCAAACCCGCAAGTGCGACACACCACTGACAATCGCCAGCGGATTT
This is a stretch of genomic DNA from Bdellovibrio sp. GT3. It encodes these proteins:
- a CDS encoding SH3 domain-containing protein, which gives rise to MFGLFALSKCVDRALFCGLSAFLFAVLLFPCVGLAQAQRGTVVADEAQVYKDPDFDAPVMTVLKQGQVLAISKGKKGPFYKVRLKPGVTGWVSDAEIHPGVITPEELQENADPDESNYTGKKPFFASRYRGLSLNFIDYAEDTMGGRRNAQTSFLGLNFHGYNTLFSGDIYTESNILFHSGAPSYYKEYTGHEGSGYIVIVNFLFQTVLPKGKDLIFFYGFGPMLKYSHFDLQLPGVVDGFSADDMTLGVLFNVGASYRIKKVSIRPDIKYYWEKESYFGYGVTLGLDF
- a CDS encoding polyprenol monophosphomannose synthase, which produces MKTLIVIPTYNEKENVQTIVPAVFAQNLGVDILVVDDNSPDGTGAIVREMQKSLPNLHLLSRPGKQGLGKAYIAGFRWGIDQGYEAITEMDADFSHRPQDLGPLLAKLKDNDFAVGSRYVAGGSTVNWGIIRKIISRGGGIYSRMILGFPLNDWTGGFNAWKKEVLLGIDLSTVGSNGYSFQIELKYKALKKGFKGAESPIVFEDRRVGQSKMSLKIVIEAFWRVWLIRFK